A region from the Algoriphagus machipongonensis genome encodes:
- a CDS encoding VPS10 domain-containing protein, translated as MKRTLLSFLTLLILTSITLAQTSLDEQLNNHQFRFIGPEGNRAIAVIGEPGNPQVAYIGAASGGLWKTEDMGINWRPIFDDQDISSVAAVELAPSDPNQVWVGTGETFVIRPAHAMGNGIYFSPDAGKTWEHKGLEKTGRIGRVLVHPKDPKIIYAASLGHTYGPQKERGIFRSKDGGDTWEHVLFIDEGTGASDLAIDPQNPDILYAAMWSIHINTWGLNSGGEGSGIYKSTDGGDTWEPMSKNGLTSGAERPVGKTSVAVSHSDPNVVYALFEAESPEVWRSSDKGMSWTLMSQEHDWNERAPYYTRLRVNTGDPNEIYSMSVRFVHSLDGGKTRNPRPPRGGGDNHDIWIDPTDPDRIMVAHDGGVSISYNHGKSFQGVVLPIAQMYHVAVDDQIPYNVFGNRQDGWSYMGPSNSLAGYIPLGLWKGVGGCESGFAKPDPVDNNIIWSGCYDGGLERHDLRTGQSREVRVWPEAGYGWAPADLKYRWHWNFPLSHSPHTEGRVYVGSQFVHKTDDDGQSWQIISPDLTLNLKDHQKNSGGVAIDNLMTFDGATLFAIEESKFEAGVIWVGTNDGQVQLTRDGGENWTNLTANIPDLPKWGTIANIEPSRFDKSTAYITVDLHQMGDFDPYIFKTTDYGQSWTKISDGIPSSESSFVHVIKEDPKREGLLYAGIDKGIYISHNDGQSWSRLKLNLPPAPVYWMEIQERFDDLVVGTYGRGYYILDDLAAIRNLDQNQTIAFYDVRDAYRFNDRESIKTDGRSNNSGRNPSYGASLNYHLPENFAGEAKIEIKDSKGELVRTLQANKKAGANRAQWDLRYEPTYTPKLRVAPPGRPWVQLNGEGWRPLVQWDLDLMAGQYGPRVVPGEYMATLILTDSAGNEVVQTSAKFNVLKDPYSEGSLEDIQEQVAFSLQLRDAMNLAVSNINAVEQLRKELDIILEEESDSKTQKEALRLKEAAEEVASKLYDIHLTGAREDAFRSPIKLYGRLSALASDINASGMDYRPTDQQGEVYEVLDARLKVAIEQFSDLVNNDIQEFNKALERKNRKIEIEKTGGN; from the coding sequence ATGAAAAGAACCTTACTTAGCTTTTTAACACTCCTTATACTCACTTCAATAACTCTTGCTCAAACTTCCTTAGACGAGCAACTCAACAATCATCAATTTCGCTTTATTGGCCCAGAAGGCAATCGTGCCATCGCAGTCATCGGTGAACCCGGAAATCCTCAAGTGGCCTACATCGGCGCAGCTTCTGGGGGTCTTTGGAAAACCGAAGACATGGGGATTAATTGGCGACCTATTTTCGATGATCAAGATATTTCATCTGTTGCAGCTGTGGAACTGGCTCCCTCAGATCCGAATCAAGTATGGGTGGGCACCGGTGAGACTTTTGTTATCCGACCTGCACATGCTATGGGAAATGGCATCTATTTCTCTCCTGATGCGGGCAAAACCTGGGAACACAAAGGCCTTGAAAAAACTGGACGAATTGGTCGGGTGCTGGTTCATCCAAAAGATCCCAAAATCATTTATGCAGCTTCCTTAGGCCATACTTATGGTCCACAAAAAGAAAGAGGAATTTTTCGAAGCAAAGACGGAGGTGATACTTGGGAGCATGTGCTATTTATTGACGAAGGCACAGGGGCTTCCGATTTAGCCATTGACCCACAAAATCCTGACATCCTTTATGCAGCCATGTGGTCGATCCACATCAACACATGGGGACTCAATTCCGGAGGAGAAGGCAGTGGTATTTATAAATCTACCGATGGGGGTGATACTTGGGAACCCATGAGCAAAAATGGTTTGACATCTGGTGCAGAAAGGCCTGTAGGAAAGACTTCTGTAGCCGTTTCCCATAGTGATCCGAATGTGGTCTATGCCCTTTTTGAGGCGGAAAGCCCTGAAGTTTGGCGCTCCTCTGACAAAGGAATGAGTTGGACCTTGATGAGTCAGGAACATGACTGGAATGAACGTGCCCCTTATTACACCAGACTTAGAGTGAATACAGGCGATCCAAACGAAATTTATTCCATGTCCGTACGCTTTGTGCATTCCTTGGATGGTGGCAAAACAAGAAATCCAAGACCTCCGAGAGGTGGTGGAGACAATCATGATATCTGGATAGACCCTACCGATCCTGATCGCATTATGGTAGCACATGATGGGGGCGTAAGCATCAGCTATAACCATGGCAAATCTTTCCAAGGGGTCGTTTTACCCATTGCACAGATGTATCATGTGGCAGTGGATGACCAGATTCCCTATAATGTTTTTGGCAACAGACAAGATGGCTGGTCTTACATGGGACCGAGTAACTCTTTGGCTGGCTACATTCCTTTAGGCCTTTGGAAGGGTGTGGGAGGCTGTGAAAGTGGCTTTGCCAAACCTGATCCTGTAGACAACAACATCATTTGGTCTGGCTGCTATGATGGAGGATTGGAAAGACATGATTTAAGAACCGGTCAGTCAAGAGAGGTCAGAGTATGGCCTGAAGCTGGCTATGGTTGGGCCCCAGCAGATTTAAAATATCGCTGGCACTGGAATTTCCCACTGAGCCATTCACCTCATACCGAAGGAAGAGTCTATGTGGGTAGCCAGTTCGTCCACAAAACTGATGATGATGGCCAAAGCTGGCAAATTATTTCCCCTGATCTCACTTTAAATTTAAAAGACCATCAAAAAAACTCAGGAGGGGTAGCTATTGACAACCTGATGACTTTTGATGGAGCAACTCTTTTTGCTATTGAAGAATCAAAATTTGAGGCAGGTGTGATTTGGGTAGGCACCAACGATGGTCAAGTACAATTGACTCGAGATGGTGGTGAGAACTGGACCAACCTTACCGCTAACATTCCTGATCTTCCAAAATGGGGCACCATCGCCAATATTGAGCCCTCTAGATTTGACAAATCCACGGCCTATATAACCGTTGATTTACACCAAATGGGTGATTTTGATCCTTATATTTTCAAAACAACTGATTATGGTCAAAGTTGGACAAAGATTTCAGATGGTATTCCTAGTTCCGAATCAAGTTTTGTGCATGTAATCAAGGAGGATCCCAAAAGGGAAGGGTTACTTTATGCAGGGATTGACAAAGGTATTTATATCAGCCATAATGATGGCCAAAGCTGGAGTCGTTTAAAACTCAATCTTCCTCCCGCCCCTGTTTATTGGATGGAAATTCAGGAGCGTTTTGATGACTTGGTAGTCGGCACCTATGGCCGTGGCTATTATATTCTAGATGACCTTGCTGCAATTAGAAATCTGGATCAAAATCAAACGATTGCTTTCTATGATGTTCGTGATGCCTATAGGTTCAATGACCGGGAAAGCATCAAAACAGATGGCAGAAGTAATAACTCAGGTCGTAACCCAAGCTATGGCGCTAGCCTGAACTATCATTTGCCCGAAAACTTTGCGGGTGAAGCAAAAATTGAGATCAAAGATTCCAAAGGTGAATTGGTAAGAACCCTGCAAGCCAATAAAAAAGCAGGAGCCAACCGTGCTCAATGGGATTTACGCTATGAGCCTACCTATACGCCAAAACTAAGAGTGGCCCCTCCTGGCCGACCTTGGGTTCAACTCAACGGAGAAGGTTGGAGACCTTTGGTGCAATGGGATTTAGACCTAATGGCAGGACAATATGGCCCCAGAGTAGTTCCGGGTGAATACATGGCTACCTTGATCTTGACAGATTCGGCAGGAAATGAAGTAGTTCAGACTTCAGCCAAATTCAACGTATTAAAAGATCCCTACTCGGAAGGCAGTTTGGAAGATATTCAAGAGCAAGTTGCTTTCTCCTTGCAATTGCGGGATGCCATGAACTTGGCGGTAAGTAATATCAATGCAGTAGAACAGCTTCGAAAGGAATTGGACATAATCCTAGAAGAAGAATCAGACAGCAAAACTCAGAAAGAGGCACTAAGACTCAAAGAAGCTGCTGAGGAAGTGGCATCCAAACTTTATGATATTCACTTGACTGGAGCGCGAGAAGATGCCTTTCGATCACCTATCAAACTCTATGGTCGATTGAGTGCTTTGGCCAGCGACATCAATGCCAGCGGAATGGATTATCGTCCTACTGATCAACAGGGAGAAGTTTATGAGGTTTTGGATGCACGATTGAAAGTGGCGATTGAGCAATTTTCTGATTTGGTCAATAACGACATTCAGGAATTCAACAAAGCTTTAGAACGCAAAAACAGAAAAATTGAAATAGAGAAAACCGGAGGAAACTAG